The genome window ttgaataataaaaaagggatagaaaaaaaatttgtatcAAAAATAGGTGGCAAACCATACTGGCtcgatataataaatttaccAGAAGAAGATAACTTTAAATGCATAATTTGTAATAagttattatcatttttgttacaaatatatgcacCCATTGATAATATAGGACATTGTTTTCATAgatgtttatatttatttgtatgtTTTAAATGTGGTGACCAAGTTAAATGTTTTAGAACCCAATTGCCCCGAAATAATCcgttttacaatttttatttaaataacaaTTTGAATACCAATccaaatgaaaatgatagtAATTCTAGTGAATCTGATCAGGATAATATagaaatgataaaaaatggacaaatccaaaataaatttaatgaattaagtaattttgaaaatgaagCCAACGAATTTACAACTACAGAAAATGATTCTACTGATAACGACTCAGATGTAGATGTCACAAAATACAGAGAATTATATTCCACAAATTTAGTAACTGCTTCTGAAGATTTAAACAATTCAACTACTATATTTACTGATATATGTAGCACTATATGTCCTGATGATTTAGCAAATACACCTCTACATCTAACTACAACTTTGAATAAAACTgaaattgttaaaaataaggatggaaaattaattgaaaaaagtacatttagtaatataaacaaagtgaataatataaataaagaaattttTGACAAAAATGTAGAATACCTTTTATGCTGTAATAGATGTGGTATACCAtgtaaagataaaaaaaataattcagaaaaaaaaaacaataaatttCATAAACAATGtgaaatgaaaaaacatataataattttagaaaataaaatacatataaatgatgaatATGATTGCGAAAGTAGTAGTATAGGATCTGATAGCTATTCTGACGAAAGTGaagaatataatgaaaaggATCAAATAGAAAAAGTAGATAATGATGATGAAGTTGACATAACTGAAATGAAAGCCATGGAGGACATACAAAAAGaagtatttaaaaatagacaaatagataatgtatttttaaattatattaaaaaaatatctcGATTTCctaaacaaat of Plasmodium berghei ANKA genome assembly, chromosome: 6 contains these proteins:
- a CDS encoding PDCD2 domain-containing protein, putative codes for the protein MKNVLLGYVKKGKRFNELNNKKGIEKKFVSKIGGKPYWLDIINLPEEDNFKCIICNKLLSFLLQIYAPIDNIGHCFHRCLYLFVCFKCGDQVKCFRTQLPRNNPFYNFYLNNNLNTNPNENDSNSSESDQDNIEMIKNGQIQNKFNELSNFENEANEFTTTENDSTDNDSDVDVTKYRELYSTNLVTASEDLNNSTTIFTDICSTICPDDLANTPLHLTTTLNKTEIVKNKDGKLIEKSTFSNINKVNNINKEIFDKNVEYLLCCNRCGIPCKDKKNNSEKKNNKFHKQCEMKKHIIILENKIHINDEYDCESSSIGSDSYSDESEEYNEKDQIEKVDNDDEVDITEMKAMEDIQKEVFKNRQIDNVFLNYIKKISRFPKQIIRYSYKGNPLYATNDFQNKNKNNIYSREYDDKKKSITFENVPNCYICKKRKVFEFQVLSTIINYLKIKNNNLDNQESQKNLKFMTINIYTCENNCDVFDVNITKQRTNVPPLGRYIQEYVHVEVEN